Proteins encoded by one window of Halorubrum ruber:
- a CDS encoding TMEM165/GDT1 family protein: protein MTGYVEILVVAFAAQLAVLPGEKVQLMIAGLATKYDPKIVVAAAGSAFAGWTAVEIAFGQALQSALPPLVLNAVTAVLFFVFAVLLYRSAPPRGTSPEAERTDGGMAAFDDLSLPGRLDRYSGSLGGFLPIFALTATGEFGDKTQLVTIGLAVQYGATSAIWFGEMLAIIPVSLANAYFFHKFAGRVDMRLAHLGSALLFAFFGADTVLAIATGFSVWEAFVGAVGGLVAGLF from the coding sequence ATGACCGGCTACGTCGAAATCCTCGTCGTCGCGTTCGCCGCCCAGCTCGCGGTGCTCCCGGGCGAGAAGGTACAGCTGATGATCGCCGGGCTCGCGACGAAGTACGACCCGAAGATCGTCGTCGCCGCCGCGGGGTCCGCGTTCGCCGGGTGGACCGCCGTCGAGATCGCGTTCGGTCAGGCCCTCCAGTCGGCGCTCCCGCCGCTCGTGCTCAACGCCGTGACGGCGGTCCTGTTCTTCGTCTTCGCGGTGCTTCTGTACCGCTCCGCCCCGCCCCGCGGGACGAGCCCCGAGGCGGAGCGCACGGACGGCGGGATGGCCGCGTTCGACGACCTCTCGCTGCCGGGGCGGCTCGATCGGTACTCGGGGTCGCTCGGCGGCTTCCTGCCGATCTTCGCGCTCACCGCGACCGGCGAGTTCGGCGACAAGACCCAGCTGGTCACGATCGGCTTAGCGGTCCAGTACGGGGCGACCTCCGCCATCTGGTTCGGCGAGATGCTCGCGATCATCCCGGTGAGCCTCGCGAACGCGTACTTTTTCCACAAGTTCGCCGGGCGGGTCGACATGCGCCTCGCTCACCTCGGCTCCGCGCTGCTGTTCGCCTTCTTCGGCGCGGACACCGTGTTGGCGATCGCGACCGGCTTCTCGGTGTGGGAGGCGTTCGTCGGGGCGGTCGGCGGGCTCGTCGCAGGACTGTTCTGA
- a CDS encoding metal-dependent transcriptional regulator: MPTDAVEDYLKAIYRIESRAGPPVSTSQVAEALDKTPATVTSMVETLSDRGLLSREKYTGVELTPAGEVAALEVVRRHRLIEAFLAEQLDYEATEVHDEADALEHHVSEEFTRRVERVLDYPAADPHGDPIPPADLSTPEDAGTALVAALAPGERGTVARISDRDPDVLEFLVDAGITPGTTVEVVDVASFGLVTVRTSDGDEHGLPEAVADRVYVRRAAESSAAGDGQEASDA, from the coding sequence ATGCCCACCGACGCCGTCGAAGATTATCTCAAGGCGATCTATCGGATCGAGTCGCGGGCGGGGCCGCCCGTCTCGACCTCGCAGGTCGCGGAGGCGCTCGACAAGACCCCCGCGACCGTGACGAGCATGGTGGAGACGCTCTCCGACCGGGGGCTGCTCTCCCGCGAGAAGTACACAGGCGTCGAACTCACCCCCGCCGGGGAGGTCGCCGCGCTGGAGGTCGTGCGCCGGCACCGCCTCATCGAGGCGTTCCTCGCCGAGCAGCTGGACTACGAGGCGACCGAGGTGCACGACGAGGCCGACGCGCTCGAACACCACGTCAGCGAGGAGTTCACGCGACGCGTCGAGCGGGTCCTCGACTACCCCGCGGCCGACCCGCACGGCGACCCCATTCCCCCGGCGGACCTGTCGACGCCGGAGGACGCCGGGACCGCGCTCGTCGCAGCCTTGGCGCCCGGCGAACGGGGAACCGTCGCCCGCATCAGCGACCGCGACCCCGACGTGTTGGAGTTCCTCGTCGACGCGGGGATCACCCCGGGAACGACCGTCGAGGTCGTCGACGTGGCCTCGTTCGGGCTCGTCACCGTCCGGACGAGCGACGGGGACGAACACGGGCTGCCCGAGGCGGTCGCGGACCGCGTGTACGTCCGCCGCGCCGCGGAGTCGAGCGCCGCCGGAGACGGCCAGGAGGCAAGCGACGCATGA